From one Rosa rugosa chromosome 4, drRosRugo1.1, whole genome shotgun sequence genomic stretch:
- the LOC133743829 gene encoding uncharacterized protein LOC133743829, protein MRTTSEFMDKQIMELSRSYSDDFSQLTYPPHPHPHPHPHPDQLENDDDDDDDDDLLSSFHFHPVRQQSRASTLENCGSMDQTERAKSRDLAMISVIDGKMNQHFGNLMHAVEGLSARVSQLETRLRLVENSVDDLKDCSDVNYGKTDGKLREVEHILRKVEGGMQDLRDKQEISEAQLQLAKLQMLKDHQKLEQERSNVQTTSASSAPQQSHQSYSTPVAPHQSHQSYSTPVASVQHPSLPPDIPRTLTHQNFPPAPTAAQLPAQSSQYQTPYSQQPDSNYSAPVLNPPPTPQAYYMSQVQQSQPPPTAPYQPYPAVPHPSQTSHFQQQSQLHPPLNAPDPQAQYSSIHNPAETPYGLSQSYPQSIHKTSNAPGVVLPSQQQFEGSMQYTHDRSTRNYSTDFSPGNMQPVQRSSYDDFYSHGGSPSHYSDSKMKQSQVSPSSLVASGGSSFSRLPTAKVLPYALPMAASVDKESDSGGTGNRVPVDNVIDKVVAMGFRRDIVRATVRKMTENGQAVDLNVVLDKLMNSGEVQSQSGGFGQ, encoded by the exons ATGAGAACAACGTCGGAGTTCATGGACAAGCAGATTATGGAACTTTCTAGATCCTACTCCGACGACTTCTCTCAGCTCACATAccctcctcatcctcatcctcatcctcatcctcatcctgaTCAGCTAGAaaacgacgacgacgacgacgacgacgacgacttGCTCTCCAGCTTTCATTTCCACCCCGTACGGCAGCAGTCACGCGCCTCCACGCTCGAG AATTGTGGTTCTATGGATCAAACTGAACGTGCGAAATCCAGGGACTTGGCGATGATTTCGGTGATTGATGGGAAGATGAACCAGCATTTTGGCAATTTGATGCATGCAGTGGAGGGTCTCAGCGCACGAGTCTCTCAGCTGGAGACTCGGTTGCGCCTGGTAGAGAATTCTGTTGACGACTTGAAGGATTGTTCTGATGTTAACTATGGCAAGACTGATGGGAAGCTGAGGGAAGTAGAACACATTTTGAGAAAG GTTGAAGGTGGTATGCAGGATTTGAGAGATAAGCAAGAGATCTCAGAGGCTCAGCTGCAGCTTGCAAAACTTCAAATGCTTAAGGATCACCAGAAGTTGGAACAAGAAAGGAGCAATGTGCAAACAACTTCCGCGTCATCTGCTCCTCAGCAATCCCACCAATCATATTCAACTCCTGTTGCTCCTCATCAATCCCACCAATCATATTCAACTCCTGTTGCTTCTGTACAACATCCTTCCCTTCCTCCTGATATTCCCCGAACCCTGACCCATCAGAACTTTCCACCAGCACCTACAGCAGCTCAGCTTCCAGCTCAGTCATCTCAGTATCAAACTCCTTATAGTCAACAGCCAGATTCTAACTACTCGGCACCTGTGTTGAATCCACCACCCACACCTCAGGCATACTATATGTCTCAAGTTCAGCAGTCGCAACCACCTCCCACAGCACCATATCAACCCTATCCAGCAGTACCACATCCTTCACAAACATCACATTTTCAGCAGCAGAGTCAACTTCACCCGCCTCTCAATGCTCCTGATCCACAAGCCCAGTATTCATCGATTCACAATCCAGCAGAAACCCCGTATGGGTTATCTCAAAGCTATCCCCAGAGCATCCACAAAACCTCTAATGCGCCTGGTGTGGTTCTACCATCACAACAACAGTTTGAGGGTTCCATGCAGTATACACATGACCGATCTACTAGAAATTACAGCACAGACTTCTCCCCTGGAAATATGCAACCAGTTCAACGTTCAAGCTACGATGACTTTTATTCCCACGGCGGATCTCCTTCTCACTACAGTGATTCAAAAATGAAACAGTCGCAAGTATCGCCATCCTCTTTGGTCGCTTCTGGTGGAAGCAGTTTCTCAAGACTGCCAACTGCAAAGGTATTGCCGTATGCATTACCCATGGCTGCCAGTGTGGATAAGGAGTCAGATTCTGGCGGGACTGGAAACCGCGTTCCAGTTGATAATGTCATTGATAAGGTTGTAGCTATGGGATTCCGAAGGGACATAGTCAGAGCAACAGTGAGGAAAATGACTGAGAATGGGCAGGCAGTGGACCTTAATGTTGTGCTGGATAAACTGATGAACAGTGGAGAAGTTCAGTCCCAAAGTGGTGGATTTGGCCAGTAA